One Camelus ferus isolate YT-003-E chromosome 21, BCGSAC_Cfer_1.0, whole genome shotgun sequence genomic region harbors:
- the DENND4B gene encoding DENN domain-containing protein 4B isoform X3: MAEERPPRLVDYFVIAGLAGNGGPIPEETWVPEPSGLLRPPRPAEPITDVAVIARALGEEVPQGYTCIQASAGGHPLELSAGLLGGTQPVICYRRGRDKPPLVELGVLYEGKERPKPGFQVLDTTPYSHSANLAPPGPGHPRTYLTYRRAAEGAGLHALGITDLCLVLPSKGEDTPHTYCRLPRNLNPGMWGPAVYLCYKVGLAKANTLVYEAGVRCCLAVLRGIPEGQAVGAASSGPGPAERCGAGPGAGGPRRAHPPRHCRAVPLARLPCLPRLPHLPLPLLRLRPPPPAPGSRPRILVQMSPYDNLLLCQPVSSPLPLSGASFLQLLQSLDPELAITLLLAVLTEHKLLVHSLRPDLLTSVCEALVSMIFPLHWQCPYIPLCPLVLADVLSAPVPFIVGIHSSYFDLHDPPADVICVDLDTNMLFQTEKKPLSPRTLPRKPYKVLLATLTNLYQQLDQTYTGPEEEASLEFLLTDYEAVCGRRARLEREVQGAFLRFMACLLKGYRDFLRPLTQAPSEGSRDVDNLFFLQGFLKSRERSSHKLYSQLLHTQMFSQFIEECSFGSARHAALEFFDSCVDKVHPEQEKPEPTPLVELEELSGSELTVFITPPEEPPVPEGSESTPQYCYDGFPELRAELFESPQEQPGALPVPGPSRSAPSSPAPRRTKQEMKVAQRMAQKSAAMPELWARCLLGHCYGLWFLCLPAYVRSAPSRVRALHTAYQVLRQMESRKVVLPDEVCYRVLMQLCSHYGQPVLSVRVMLDMRRAGIVPNTITYGYYNKAVLESKWPSGTPGGRLRWAKLRNVVMGAAQFRQPLRERRQRRQQPKQEEEAETAAQREAGSSQTEPYLGRLSPTRPLQRQTTWAGRSLRDPASPTGRLVKSGSLGSARGAQPTVEAGVAHMIEALGVLEPRGSPVPWHDGSLSDLSLTGEEPAAGGSPGDSGSALSTQSTEALEGSSGRVPKTGGRQDEASTPRRGLGARLQQLLTPSRRSPASRVPPPELPPDLPPPARRSPMDSLLHPRERPGSTASESSASLGSEWDLSESSLSSVSLHRSSERLSDTPGSFPPPSLEILLSSCSLCRACDSLVYDEEIMAGWAPDDSNLNTTCPFCACPFVPLLSVQTLDSRPSAPGPKPAGASGNRDAPVPGGPGPVLSDRRLCLALDEPQLCNGHMGVASRRVEGGAWAYLSPLVLRKELESLVENEGSEVLALPELPAAHPIIFWNLLWYFQRLRLPSILPCLVLASCDGPPPTPAPSPWLMPDPASVQVRLLWDVLTPDPSSCPPLYVLWRVHSQIPQRVVWPGPVPVSLSLALLESVLRHVGLNEVHKAIGLLLETLGPPPAGLHLQRGIYREILFLTMAALGKDHVDIVAFDKKYKSAFNKLASSMGKEELRQRRAQMPTPKAIDCRKYFGAPLEC, encoded by the exons ATGGCGGAGGAGCGGCCCCCCCGGCTGGTGGATTACTTCGTGATAGCTGGGCTTGCAGGGAACGGAGGACCCATCCCTGAGGAAACATGGGTTCCTGAACCCAGTGGGCTCCTGCGCCCTCCCCGGCCAGCTGAGCCCATCACAGATGTGGCTGTCATCGCTAGAGCACTGGGCGAGGAGGTGCCCCAGGGCTACACTTGCATCCAGGCTTCTGCTGGGGGCCACCCCTTGGAACTCAGTGCTGGGCTCCTGGGTGGAACTCAACCCGTCATCTGCTACCGCAGGGGCCGTGACAAGCCCCCCCTCGTTGAGCTGGG GGTGTTGTACGAGGGGAAAGAACGTCCCAAGCCTGGCTTCCAAGTGCTAGATACGACACCCTACAGTCACTCAGCCAACCtggcccctccaggccctgggcacCCCCGCACCTACCTCACTTACCGGCGGGCagcagagggggcagggctgcaTGCCCTGGGCATCACTGACCTCTGCCTGGTACTGCCCAGCAAGGGCGAGGACACTCCTCATACTTACTGCCGATTGCCCCGCAACCTCAACCCTGGCATG TGGGGCCCAGCAGTGTACCTGTGCTACAAGGTGGGCCTGGCCAAGGCCAACACGCTCGTGTATGAGGCAG GTGTACGGTGCTGCCTTGCAGTTCTACGAGGCATTCCCGAGGGCCAGGCTGTCGGAGCGGCAAGCTCGGGCCCTGGGCCTGCTGAGCGCTGTGGAGCGGGGCCGGGCGCTGGGGGGCCGAGACGTGCGCACCCGCCGCGCCATTGCCGTGCTGTCCCGCTGGCCCGCCTTCCCTGCCTTCCGCGCCTTCCTCACCTTCCTCTACCGCTACTCCGTCTCAGGCCCCCACCGCCTGCCCCTGGAAGC agACCCCGCATCCTGGTGCAG ATGTCTCCCTATGACAACCTGCTCCTCTGCCAGCCTGTATCCTCGCCCCTGCCCCTCAG TGGTGCCagcttcctgcagctgctgcagagCCTGGACCCTGAGTTGGCTATCACGCTGCTGCTGGCTGTGCTCACGGAGCACAAACTACTAGTTCATTCGCTGCGGCCGGACCTGCTCACCAGCGTCTGCGAGGCCCTCGTCTCT ATGATCTTCCCGCTGCACTGGCAGTGCCCCTACATTCCGCTGTGCCCGCTGGTGCTGGCAGACGTGCTGAGCGCCCCCGTGCCCTTCATCGTGGGCATCCACTCCAGTTACTTCGATCTGCATGACCCGCCTGCTGATGTCATCTGTGTTGATCTTGATACCAACATGCTCTTCCA GACGGAGAAGAAGCCCCTCTCCCCTCGGACCCTGCCCCGCAAACCCTACAAGGTTCTGCTGGCTACACTGACAAACCTGTACCAGCAGCTGGATCAGA CATATACTGGACCTGAGGAGGAGGCCTCCCTGGAATTCCTGCTAACAGACTACGAGGCAGTGTGTGGCCGCCGGGCCCGGCTGGAGCGTGAAGTCCAGGGAGCCTTCCTCCGCTTCATGGCCTGTCTGCTCAAGGGCTACCGGGACTTCCTGCGCCCGCTCACCCAGGCCCCCTCTGAGGGGTCTCGTGATGTGGACAACCTCTTCTTCTTGCAGG GCTTCCTCAAATCCCGGGAACGCTCCAGCCACAAGCTGTACTCCCAGCTGCTGCACACACAGATGTTCTCGCAGTTTATCGAGGAATGCTCTTTTGGCTCTGCTCGGCATGCTGCCCTGGAATTCTTTGACTCTTGTGTTGACAAG GTCCACCCAGAGCAGGAGAAGCCTGAGCCGACACCCTTGGTGGAGCTGGAGGAGCTGTCAGGAAGTGAGCTCACCGTCTTTATCACACCTCCTGAGGAGCCCCCGGTGCCAGAGGGCAGTGAATCCACTCCCCAGTACTG CTACGATGGGTTCCCAGAGCTCCGGGCTGAGCTGTTTGAGTCTCCTCAAGAGCAACCCGGGGCTCTGCCTGTGCCGGGTCCATCCCGTAGTGCCCCCAGCAGTCCTGCCCCTCGCCGTACCAAACAG GAGATGAAGGTCGCACAGCGGATGGCGCAGAAGTCAGCAGCCATGCCTGAGCTGTGGGCCCGGTGCCTGCTGGGCCACTGCTATGGCCTGTGGTTCCTGTGTCTGCCCGCCTACGTGCGGTCGGCGCCCTCCCGGGTGCGGGCATTGCACACAGCCTACCAGGTGTTGCGCCAGATGGAGAGCCGCAAGGTGGTGCTGCCTGACGAG GTGTGTTACCGGGTGCTGATGCAGCTCTGCTCGCACTATGGGCAGCCTGTGCTGTCCGTGCGGGTCATGCTGGACATGCGGCGGGCAGGCATTGTGCCCAACACCATCACCTATGGCTACTATAACAAG GCGGTGCTGGAAAGCAAGTGGCCGTCTGGTACACCGGGTGGGCGCCTGCGCTGGGCCAAGCTCCGGAACGTCGTCATGGGGGCTGCTCAGTTCCGCCAGCCCTTGAGagagcggcggcagcggcggcagcagccgaagcaggaggaggaggcggagacAGCAGCACAACGAgaggcaggcagctcccagaCAG AGCCCTATCTGGGGCGCCTCTCCCCAACCCGCCCCCTTCAGCGCCAGACTACATGGGCTGGGCGAAGCCTGCGGGACCCCGCCTCACCTACGGGGCGTCTGGTGAAAAGCGGCAGCCTGGGTAGTGCCCGAGGGGCACAGCCCACCGTGGAGGCTGGCGTGGCCCACA TGATAGAGGCCTTAGGGGTACTGGAACCCCGGGGATCACCTGTACCCTGGCACGATGGAAGCCTCTCAGACTTGAGCCTGACCGGAGAGGAGCCAGCAGCTGGAGGCAGCCCAGGGGACTCAGGCTCAGCCCTGAGTACCCAGTCAACTGAAGCCCTGGAAGGGTCAAGTGGGCGGGTGCCCAAGACTGGTGGGCGTCAGGATGAGGCCAGCACACCGCGACGAGGGCTGGGTGCCCGCCTCCAACAGCTGCTCACTCCTTCCCGCCGCTCCCCTGCCTCTCGCGTTCCCCCGCCTGAGCTGCCCCCTGAtcttcctcccccagcccgcCGTAGCCCCATGGACAGCCTTCTGCACCCCCGGGAGCGCCCTGGATCCACTGCGTCCGAG agctcagcctctctgggcagtGAGTGGGACCTCTCAGAATCCTCTCTCAGCAGTGTGAGCCTTCACCGTTCCTCAGAGCGCCTCAGCGACACCCCTGGatccttcccaccaccttccctgGAA ATTCTGCTGTCCAGCTGCTCCTTGTGCCGCGCCTGTGACTCACTGGTGTACGATGAGGAGATCATGGCCGGCTGGGCACCTGACGACTCCAACCTTAACACGACCTGCCCCTTCTGCGCCTGCCCCTTTGTGCCCCTGCTCAGTGTCCAGACCCTTGATTCCCGACCCAG CGCCCCCGGCCCCAAGCCTGCTGGTGCCAGTGGCAACAGAGACGCTCCTGTCCCTGGGGGCCCAGGCCCCGTGCTCAGTGACCGCAGGCTCTGCCTTGCCCTGGATGAACCCCAGCTCTGCAATGGCCACATGGGG GTTGCCTCCCGGCGGGTCGAGGGTGGGGCATGGGCATACCTGAGCCCCCTGGTGCTGCGTAAGGAGCTGGAGTCACTGGTAGAGAACGAGGGCAGTGAGGTGCTGGCGTTGCCTGAGCTGCCCGCTGCCCACCCCATCATCTTCTGGAACCTTCTGTGGTATTTCCAGCGGCTGCGCCTGCCCAGTATTCTGCCATGCCTGGTGCTGGCCTCCTGTGAtggccccccacccaccccg GCCCCATCTCCTTGGCTAATGCCCGATCCAGCATCTGTGCAGGTGCGGCTGCTGTGGGATgtcctgacccctgaccccagtAGTTGCCCACCTCTCTATGTGCTCTGGAGGGTCCACA gCCAGATCCCCCAGCGGGTGGTATGGCCAGGCCCAGTACCTGTATCCCTTAGCCTGGCATTGCTGGAGTCGGTGCTGCGCCATGTCGGTCTCAATGAGGTGCACAAGGCTATAGGGCTCCTTCTGGAAACGCTAGGGCCCCCTCCCGCTGGCCTGCACCTGCAGAG ggGCATCTACCGTGAGATCTTATTCCTGACGATGGCTGCTCTGGGCAAGGACCATGTGGATATAG TGGCCTTCGACAAGAAGTACAAGTCCGCCTTTAACAAGCTGGCCAGCAGCATGGGCAAGGAGGAGCTGAGGCAGCGGC